The following DNA comes from Meles meles chromosome 8, mMelMel3.1 paternal haplotype, whole genome shotgun sequence.
TACAGAAGTCACCGTGACCAAAAGGAATTCAGTTGATTCTCTACCTCTTACTGAAAACCCACCCAATATCTTGGCCATAGAAGTGAGCCATGAGAAAGACTTGAATGACTCTATTTTGGAAGAATATAAACAACTGAACAAGATGGACCAGACAAACATGACAAGTGAAAGGCCCCAACCCGATGCACAGACCGTAATCTCTAACCTTTCCCCCGATTTTCGAGATCCCCTCTCCCAGGACTCAGCCCAGAGCAGAAGATTTGCTTGGAATGCATCTACCATAGTAAGTTCAAAACAGAGAGATATATCCAAAATTCATCTAtcacacagagagaaatccaacGAACTAAAAAAAGATAGGAATTATCCCGGGAATAGAAAAGTTGGCTCAGCAACTACCCCTCCTTTCATTCAGGAAAGCAGAACAACATCATTTCCTGGCCCAGATCCAGGGTGTCACCAGGAAGTAAGAGTAAGGGGTGAAGATAGTTCAGGCATTATTAGAAATCACCCCTGGAGCTCTGAACCTGCTGATAATCAAAATGAACCGTTTCGAGAAGAGCCTGCTGTTTTAGATGCCGAGAAAGAACAACGCGGCACAACTCATTCTGCGAACTGTGGCCAATCAGCGGCTGGTCACAAGATCCCAGGTGACTCTTTAGATCCGTCCTCAGCCATCCTACCCCATACCTCACCATCGAATCATTCTTCCCTCCAGGCTCTGGTGATTCCTTCTCCAACGGCATTCTCCAGGAGAAGTCCTTCAGGCGAAGATCCATCTCTGGGAGAAGGAGAACAAAAAGACAATGATAGCAAACCCCAAAATGATCGGTTTGCCCCAAGCTCCTCAGAAAACCAGAGGAGTCATGATAGTTGTGTGCTCGTACATGATGAGGCAGTTGACGCTGTCAGATGTCATTCCCGCCCTCCTtgcagggagggaaaaggaaaaggaaaaatcagacgATGCATATCCTGTTTTGAAAAGTTAAACAAAACGGAAAGCAGATCAGCATCAAGTGATAAAAGTAACCACAGGGAAATGCATCAAGGCAATTCCAAGTGTCCTGAGGGTCACACAGCTTACTGTATCTCGCCAAGAAAATCAGCCGGTTTCCTCATCAATAACAGGAAGCTGGAAAGTAAGATAATGCGTTCTTCCTTTAGGAAGGACCCACTTCCATTCCAAACCAAGAATAAGGTGGAAGACCCCGTAGGGAAGTACACATCAAACAAATTCAGTTCCAGTTCTTCGGAGTCAGAAAGCAAATGTTCCACAGCTGTTTCAGACTCGGTCTCAGTAGCGTCTGAAGCCACAAAGAGGATGACACATATGAAAAACATTAGAGCTGCTTCTGTTAGAAAAGGACCACTTCCATTCCTCATCAAGAGGGCTGTGTCGTGTCCTTCGGGGGCACCAGATGCCTCTAATgggagagatgaaagagaaaaatccttgGCCTCAAACACAGATGCTTGTGCTCTAACACTAAAACCTTGGGAGACCATCATTAGCCCTCCAGAAAGTAACTCGCCTGTTAGCGATTGTTCTTTACCCAAAAGACTCCCCCAAAAGGAATACTTTCAAGAACATACTGAAAAGGATGGTAAAATTGCTTCCTCCAAAACAGTTCTCTTTTCAAATGAAGACCCTTTGCCTTTTTCTTCAGACATGTCCAGAAAAGAAAGTAGGAAGACATTACACAAATTTAAGACCACTagtatgttttctgtttctggtgATGAAGATAATGTAAAATGTCTGGAGGTGGTTTCGATATATTACACTCTGCCAAGGAAATACAGCAAGAAATTCTGCAACATTCTTGAAAAGTATACACAGCAAATTGATTCACATCCAGAATCAATGAAAGTGGAAACTGAAGCATTTCCTAATGCTTTTGAAAAGGACAAACTAAATGATTCTCCACAAGAGCCATCAGGAACACCTTCATCTGAAGGTCAAAAGATGCTGGTCAGCTCTGCCCAGGAGAAGAGCCATTTTCTGCCTGACACCACTGAAGATATGACTGCTTTACCGGACCTTGGGCCCTCAGAGCTCACATTACAGGAAATGGCTTCTACGGAGACAGATGTTTCTCTTCGTAAAGGACCATCGAAAACTAGAGAGATTTCCCCAGATAACTTCACTGAAACACCTGCAGGTGATTCACGgggcagaaaggagggagggaagaaatggcCAAGTGAAACCCTGCGCCCTTCATCAatgcttcagggaaaaaaagttacagaagagAACTCGGAGGACTGTCAGCAGCCCATGAAGTTGGGTAACCGTGGCCCGTCTCCTCTTCCAGCCCGCTCAGAAGAGACTGTTGGAAATTCCCCAACCGGAAGAAGTTCTGAGGCGCGTGCAGGTAAGGCTGTGGGGATTACAGCTCCTGGAACTGCGGAACGCCCTCCGAAGGATACCACAGGCGCAGCTACGGCTGGGAGCGCCCCTGGATCGCAGCCTAGGCAAGTCAGAGGGGAAACAGGAACACGTTTCCAAAATGAGACTAACAAAGGACTTTCTGACTCGGAAAGCCAGGTCTTTGCTCTTACTCCAGCTTTGCAAAATCTACACCTTGACGAAGGGACTTGTCCAGGTGAAGCAGAGGTAGAGAGTTTGCAGTCTGAACCCAGAGACCGACCTCAGAGGAGTCTGGAGGTAAGTATGGCAGAGAACGGCAAAGCTGAAGACGAAATACGGAAGTTGGCATGGGATCAACCTTCGCTTCCTGAaggaagcaataaaaataaaaccagcttGGATGACCCAGAAAAAGGGAAGAACAGATCTTTAGTTAAACACAGATGGGCAGTCATGTCCAAAGCCAGCAGAAAATTCTCAGCTAAAGATTTAAGCCCCAGAAGACATGTAGCTACTATCTTCCCCCAAAGTGGGACGAGTTGTGGCTTGGACATTCTGTCTGTTGGCACACCAGAGTGCGACGCTCTGTCCCCCGAGCCTGCTCCAAAGCCCGTAGAATCCAGAGATGAACGCGGGTTGAGTAGCGATGTGATGGGTGTGGAGAAATCCGAGAACTCTCTCAACGTAATATCCGACAGAGAAGCTTCTACACATTTAGGCAATCAGAAGTTTAACGACATGTCACAACTACATCAGAGTGAGTCTAAAAATGTCTCAGACTCATCACCCAAGCATGAGAAGTCTAAAGACATAGCAGCGGCTCAGACCTTGGAAAGAGAGTCAGGGGCCTTGACCCAACTGACGTTCCCCAGCCTCGGGGAAACAGACTTCTCTGACCATCAGAAAAGACTGAACCCTCCTTTTCCATTGGAGCCTGAAGAGAAATCTGGAAGGAGCATCCCATTGTCCACTTATCGGCAGCAACAAAGTGATTCATCTCTGGAGTGGGAACCTGAACCGCACCGCCGTCACTCAAACAGTTTAAAAAGCATCAGTGTGCATGGTAATCTGGTACGCAAAAGTCATCCTCCAAAAGTCAGGGAGCGCCATTTGTCTGAGAGCACATCTCTTGTCAATGCCCTGAGTCAGCTGACCCTAGAGAATGATTTCTCTAGCAACGGCGGGTACAGTCGAAGATTCAGATCCTTTTCTGAGCTTTCCTCCTGTGATGCAAATGAAAATCCAGCTTTGTGCAGTGGCAGGACAAAAATGGGTCCCCGGTCTGCCACGTCTATATCCAGACCCATTGACTATGGAATTTTTGGGAAAGAACAACAGCTGGCCTTCTTGGAGAATGTAAAGAGGTCACTCACACAAGGAAGATTATGGAAGCCAAGCTTTCTCAAGAACCCTGGCTTCCTGAAAGATGACGTGATTAGTGCCCCTAATCCAACAGAGCCATCCGGTTCAAATTCTCCTCTGGGCCAGATGCCAGAAGATGCCTTATCTCCAAGCGCACCACTTAATATCTATGAAGAGAATCCACTGGACTCAGACTGTGACACAGACACAACCACAGATGATGAATATTATCTGGACGAAAATGACAAAGAGTCAGAACTGTGAGCCTTCTTCAATAAATTGCCTAGCCTTTCCAACCAAAGCTTGTATGGAAATGAAGTGTAAATGTGTATGCCCTTGAGAAGGGCAGTATAAAAAAGATCCGGTCTGAGCAGCACCTGCTATGAAACAACCTGAATTCTCTAACCTCTTTCTctacaccatatatatatatatatgtatatatgtatatatatacatatgtatatgtacatatacatatatacacatatatatgtatatatacatatatatgctttctaaattctagaggaaatgaatttttatttgggGGGGCTTCTCTGCTGTTTTCTCCCTCTGTATATGTTCTTGGCCTTTCTCCTCGCTGTCCAGTTTTGGCTTTCTGCTTTACTTTCTCCCTAATTTTTTTACACCTTTCATTGTGATACGCAGCCCTAATACCCCAGGCACATACAAAACTAATAACGTCAGTAAGTTAGTAATTAGAAAATTCCATATTTCCCCTTCCATTCCACACCCTATATTCGAGACATTAAATAAATGTCTTGATGATGGCCATGGAGTCAATGTTATTATCCTGTTTGACCTGGCATTTAGGAGGTttagggttgtttttgtttttgtgtgtgtgtttttttttccttttacacaaaaataagggCATTTTCACAAAGGCATCCTCTTAGATCCATAGTGAAGCCAGGGAGACAGGTGTTTGATGTATTTGTTGAGGTTATAAATGAGGAGCTGAATCCTTATAAAGCCCAAAATATTAGTACTCCAAGGAATACCTTTGAAGACATTTGTAGGGACCGGCTGATTTGTTAAGGGCTGAATTTTAATCAGTCAAGGATGCAGGCCAGCAGCACGATGGTACAGAGGCGGCTTGGCCACGCAATTCCTGCTCAGGAAGGGAGCATGACTGTGGATGCAGGTAAGTGGACATCCTTCGTGGGACTGCCGTCCTCCCTGCAGCTCTCCCCCCAGCTGGTTTTCCCCATTTCTCTAGGACTCCctgtttctggattttctttatttgcagCATAGGACGCTTGATTTCATGCGCACATTTTCGTCACGAATATCAAGTGGTAGCTTTGGCCAAGCCCCTACAATGCTGCTGAGTCAGGTCAGAAACACTGGGATTCACTGGCTTCTTTGCAGGACCATTTACCAGACCCCCTGGAAATTAAAGGCATAGCAAATCCCTGAGAATCTATAAGGCAGAGCTTCTAAGTGCTTGTCACTATGACTCCTTCAATCATGTATATAGACTACATTAGATACATTCTATCTAATACCTACATCTATCCTTCTTCATACCCCCTGATACCTTGGTTTTCTAACTCTTTAACTGCCAAGGAGACCTTCTGGAACTTCCCCTCCTAATAGGATAAACACCGACAGATGTTGGAACTAGAACTACAGAAAGCCTGCCCTCCAGGATCTGAGTGCTGTGAGGGTCCACATGAGTGGATTTCATTCGGATTGCTTCATAGTAGCTTCCTGACCCAATTCTGTTCTCCATTTTTCTCACCTAGTATGTATCATCCATATAAATTAAGGATAATGATAGTGCTGGTGAAGCATATAGAGATCTGGAACTGATAGAGATGCAAGAAAgaactatattattattatcctccTACCCATTGCCTTGCCTGGAAGCAAAATACCAGGGCTACTTTACATCATTCCCATGAAACCCAAAACTAATAAACATGTGGTAACTGACATGAAAGCTATTCCTTAAATCTGTAAATTGTTTTAAAGTCCAGGCTCTGACCAATATCAAGCTCAAAGAGACTGATAATAGAATTTTAAATCAGCTGTGCTGAATATTTCCCCTTAaatgataaagaagaaataacattttattcctttcttatttatgtttgtaaattctgtctttcctcttccccttctatTTATCTGATTATTTAAGTATGAGTTTCATAAACCGTGACTTACGTTT
Coding sequences within:
- the EXPH5 gene encoding exophilin-5 isoform X1; the encoded protein is MTEAPQGFDFSFLNDEEARKILQVLERNEELQRAEKDRISKLQKTKRDIRWLQGVTGEWFEEIQRKKFCNETDVSQMLKQPLTYRLRKGMAENDSIKLQTSSSKNTAHQRNPTSISSRLSFRSSFASLFSFRKSRKETLKLQSLGHKGCDNHPGPPASVRRVLTQAKIHSSPLENPPVESAFVPRPTNMREGSGVSPWDTSLLENEYFQVLDDLDTKLAQEQGPSSVNTTTSLNYGSRTQFSHFYSRGNTHGNVTGWHKNHYNETSNMSIYDILRPGAPREGFKTFSPRTKTIYDMYRTREPRLLKEDSVQKHTFGSTSLCFDSRQQSASPATRYFTARSLHFPTITQNKSGFLPPRHQQSPKRTPLSSIIWNRADSSGDRQSQEEFLRAPSPMEIDAADPYAYPRCFQEKTRYGFYRSQSVYQGVHFNAPVDNAMSPDPFENSENMPFYPQENPFARSFSSNTFGRNREQRFRQSPFWDQQEEHSSWSEFHQSRHLFPSSHRDFEMISMEANSVLAARGHGVPSQHWGSFSSSYRTNVFGGQEEPHPWQFDSPTPTLERMEISRGNGSQSTHFNTPDVCALTSPGYHIPSGKSVCQDGSLPTDVHINKEAYSSGIAQTLASSFKTSFPQIPDDRGNPQSPIFQKPTVTAQKIKPASLPGKTYTEVTVTKRNSVDSLPLTENPPNILAIEVSHEKDLNDSILEEYKQLNKMDQTNMTSERPQPDAQTVISNLSPDFRDPLSQDSAQSRRFAWNASTIVSSKQRDISKIHLSHREKSNELKKDRNYPGNRKVGSATTPPFIQESRTTSFPGPDPGCHQEVRVRGEDSSGIIRNHPWSSEPADNQNEPFREEPAVLDAEKEQRGTTHSANCGQSAAGHKIPGDSLDPSSAILPHTSPSNHSSLQALVIPSPTAFSRRSPSGEDPSLGEGEQKDNDSKPQNDRFAPSSSENQRSHDSCVLVHDEAVDAVRCHSRPPCREGKGKGKIRRCISCFEKLNKTESRSASSDKSNHREMHQGNSKCPEGHTAYCISPRKSAGFLINNRKLESKIMRSSFRKDPLPFQTKNKVEDPVGKYTSNKFSSSSSESESKCSTAVSDSVSVASEATKRMTHMKNIRAASVRKGPLPFLIKRAVSCPSGAPDASNGRDEREKSLASNTDACALTLKPWETIISPPESNSPVSDCSLPKRLPQKEYFQEHTEKDGKIASSKTVLFSNEDPLPFSSDMSRKESRKTLHKFKTTSMFSVSGDEDNVKCLEVVSIYYTLPRKYSKKFCNILEKYTQQIDSHPESMKVETEAFPNAFEKDKLNDSPQEPSGTPSSEGQKMLVSSAQEKSHFLPDTTEDMTALPDLGPSELTLQEMASTETDVSLRKGPSKTREISPDNFTETPAGDSRGRKEGGKKWPSETLRPSSMLQGKKVTEENSEDCQQPMKLGNRGPSPLPARSEETVGNSPTGRSSEARAGKAVGITAPGTAERPPKDTTGAATAGSAPGSQPRQVRGETGTRFQNETNKGLSDSESQVFALTPALQNLHLDEGTCPGEAEVESLQSEPRDRPQRSLEVSMAENGKAEDEIRKLAWDQPSLPEGSNKNKTSLDDPEKGKNRSLVKHRWAVMSKASRKFSAKDLSPRRHVATIFPQSGTSCGLDILSVGTPECDALSPEPAPKPVESRDERGLSSDVMGVEKSENSLNVISDREASTHLGNQKFNDMSQLHQSESKNVSDSSPKHEKSKDIAAAQTLERESGALTQLTFPSLGETDFSDHQKRLNPPFPLEPEEKSGRSIPLSTYRQQQSDSSLEWEPEPHRRHSNSLKSISVHGNLVRKSHPPKVRERHLSESTSLVNALSQLTLENDFSSNGGYSRRFRSFSELSSCDANENPALCSGRTKMGPRSATSISRPIDYGIFGKEQQLAFLENVKRSLTQGRLWKPSFLKNPGFLKDDVISAPNPTEPSGSNSPLGQMPEDALSPSAPLNIYEENPLDSDCDTDTTTDDEYYLDENDKESEL
- the EXPH5 gene encoding exophilin-5 isoform X3 translates to MLKQPLTYRLRKGMAENDSIKLQTSSSKNTAHQRNPTSISSRLSFRSSFASLFSFRKSRKETLKLQSLGHKGCDNHPGPPASVRRVLTQAKIHSSPLENPPVESAFVPRPTNMREGSGVSPWDTSLLENEYFQVLDDLDTKLAQEQGPSSVNTTTSLNYGSRTQFSHFYSRGNTHGNVTGWHKNHYNETSNMSIYDILRPGAPREGFKTFSPRTKTIYDMYRTREPRLLKEDSVQKHTFGSTSLCFDSRQQSASPATRYFTARSLHFPTITQNKSGFLPPRHQQSPKRTPLSSIIWNRADSSGDRQSQEEFLRAPSPMEIDAADPYAYPRCFQEKTRYGFYRSQSVYQGVHFNAPVDNAMSPDPFENSENMPFYPQENPFARSFSSNTFGRNREQRFRQSPFWDQQEEHSSWSEFHQSRHLFPSSHRDFEMISMEANSVLAARGHGVPSQHWGSFSSSYRTNVFGGQEEPHPWQFDSPTPTLERMEISRGNGSQSTHFNTPDVCALTSPGYHIPSGKSVCQDGSLPTDVHINKEAYSSGIAQTLASSFKTSFPQIPDDRGNPQSPIFQKPTVTAQKIKPASLPGKTYTEVTVTKRNSVDSLPLTENPPNILAIEVSHEKDLNDSILEEYKQLNKMDQTNMTSERPQPDAQTVISNLSPDFRDPLSQDSAQSRRFAWNASTIVSSKQRDISKIHLSHREKSNELKKDRNYPGNRKVGSATTPPFIQESRTTSFPGPDPGCHQEVRVRGEDSSGIIRNHPWSSEPADNQNEPFREEPAVLDAEKEQRGTTHSANCGQSAAGHKIPGDSLDPSSAILPHTSPSNHSSLQALVIPSPTAFSRRSPSGEDPSLGEGEQKDNDSKPQNDRFAPSSSENQRSHDSCVLVHDEAVDAVRCHSRPPCREGKGKGKIRRCISCFEKLNKTESRSASSDKSNHREMHQGNSKCPEGHTAYCISPRKSAGFLINNRKLESKIMRSSFRKDPLPFQTKNKVEDPVGKYTSNKFSSSSSESESKCSTAVSDSVSVASEATKRMTHMKNIRAASVRKGPLPFLIKRAVSCPSGAPDASNGRDEREKSLASNTDACALTLKPWETIISPPESNSPVSDCSLPKRLPQKEYFQEHTEKDGKIASSKTVLFSNEDPLPFSSDMSRKESRKTLHKFKTTSMFSVSGDEDNVKCLEVVSIYYTLPRKYSKKFCNILEKYTQQIDSHPESMKVETEAFPNAFEKDKLNDSPQEPSGTPSSEGQKMLVSSAQEKSHFLPDTTEDMTALPDLGPSELTLQEMASTETDVSLRKGPSKTREISPDNFTETPAGDSRGRKEGGKKWPSETLRPSSMLQGKKVTEENSEDCQQPMKLGNRGPSPLPARSEETVGNSPTGRSSEARAGKAVGITAPGTAERPPKDTTGAATAGSAPGSQPRQVRGETGTRFQNETNKGLSDSESQVFALTPALQNLHLDEGTCPGEAEVESLQSEPRDRPQRSLEVSMAENGKAEDEIRKLAWDQPSLPEGSNKNKTSLDDPEKGKNRSLVKHRWAVMSKASRKFSAKDLSPRRHVATIFPQSGTSCGLDILSVGTPECDALSPEPAPKPVESRDERGLSSDVMGVEKSENSLNVISDREASTHLGNQKFNDMSQLHQSESKNVSDSSPKHEKSKDIAAAQTLERESGALTQLTFPSLGETDFSDHQKRLNPPFPLEPEEKSGRSIPLSTYRQQQSDSSLEWEPEPHRRHSNSLKSISVHGNLVRKSHPPKVRERHLSESTSLVNALSQLTLENDFSSNGGYSRRFRSFSELSSCDANENPALCSGRTKMGPRSATSISRPIDYGIFGKEQQLAFLENVKRSLTQGRLWKPSFLKNPGFLKDDVISAPNPTEPSGSNSPLGQMPEDALSPSAPLNIYEENPLDSDCDTDTTTDDEYYLDENDKESEL
- the EXPH5 gene encoding exophilin-5 isoform X4 gives rise to the protein MREGSGVSPWDTSLLENEYFQVLDDLDTKLAQEQGPSSVNTTTSLNYGSRTQFSHFYSRGNTHGNVTGWHKNHYNETSNMSIYDILRPGAPREGFKTFSPRTKTIYDMYRTREPRLLKEDSVQKHTFGSTSLCFDSRQQSASPATRYFTARSLHFPTITQNKSGFLPPRHQQSPKRTPLSSIIWNRADSSGDRQSQEEFLRAPSPMEIDAADPYAYPRCFQEKTRYGFYRSQSVYQGVHFNAPVDNAMSPDPFENSENMPFYPQENPFARSFSSNTFGRNREQRFRQSPFWDQQEEHSSWSEFHQSRHLFPSSHRDFEMISMEANSVLAARGHGVPSQHWGSFSSSYRTNVFGGQEEPHPWQFDSPTPTLERMEISRGNGSQSTHFNTPDVCALTSPGYHIPSGKSVCQDGSLPTDVHINKEAYSSGIAQTLASSFKTSFPQIPDDRGNPQSPIFQKPTVTAQKIKPASLPGKTYTEVTVTKRNSVDSLPLTENPPNILAIEVSHEKDLNDSILEEYKQLNKMDQTNMTSERPQPDAQTVISNLSPDFRDPLSQDSAQSRRFAWNASTIVSSKQRDISKIHLSHREKSNELKKDRNYPGNRKVGSATTPPFIQESRTTSFPGPDPGCHQEVRVRGEDSSGIIRNHPWSSEPADNQNEPFREEPAVLDAEKEQRGTTHSANCGQSAAGHKIPGDSLDPSSAILPHTSPSNHSSLQALVIPSPTAFSRRSPSGEDPSLGEGEQKDNDSKPQNDRFAPSSSENQRSHDSCVLVHDEAVDAVRCHSRPPCREGKGKGKIRRCISCFEKLNKTESRSASSDKSNHREMHQGNSKCPEGHTAYCISPRKSAGFLINNRKLESKIMRSSFRKDPLPFQTKNKVEDPVGKYTSNKFSSSSSESESKCSTAVSDSVSVASEATKRMTHMKNIRAASVRKGPLPFLIKRAVSCPSGAPDASNGRDEREKSLASNTDACALTLKPWETIISPPESNSPVSDCSLPKRLPQKEYFQEHTEKDGKIASSKTVLFSNEDPLPFSSDMSRKESRKTLHKFKTTSMFSVSGDEDNVKCLEVVSIYYTLPRKYSKKFCNILEKYTQQIDSHPESMKVETEAFPNAFEKDKLNDSPQEPSGTPSSEGQKMLVSSAQEKSHFLPDTTEDMTALPDLGPSELTLQEMASTETDVSLRKGPSKTREISPDNFTETPAGDSRGRKEGGKKWPSETLRPSSMLQGKKVTEENSEDCQQPMKLGNRGPSPLPARSEETVGNSPTGRSSEARAGKAVGITAPGTAERPPKDTTGAATAGSAPGSQPRQVRGETGTRFQNETNKGLSDSESQVFALTPALQNLHLDEGTCPGEAEVESLQSEPRDRPQRSLEVSMAENGKAEDEIRKLAWDQPSLPEGSNKNKTSLDDPEKGKNRSLVKHRWAVMSKASRKFSAKDLSPRRHVATIFPQSGTSCGLDILSVGTPECDALSPEPAPKPVESRDERGLSSDVMGVEKSENSLNVISDREASTHLGNQKFNDMSQLHQSESKNVSDSSPKHEKSKDIAAAQTLERESGALTQLTFPSLGETDFSDHQKRLNPPFPLEPEEKSGRSIPLSTYRQQQSDSSLEWEPEPHRRHSNSLKSISVHGNLVRKSHPPKVRERHLSESTSLVNALSQLTLENDFSSNGGYSRRFRSFSELSSCDANENPALCSGRTKMGPRSATSISRPIDYGIFGKEQQLAFLENVKRSLTQGRLWKPSFLKNPGFLKDDVISAPNPTEPSGSNSPLGQMPEDALSPSAPLNIYEENPLDSDCDTDTTTDDEYYLDENDKESEL
- the EXPH5 gene encoding exophilin-5 isoform X2, with protein sequence MTEAPQGFDFSFLNDEEARKILQVLERNEELQRAEKDRISKLQKTKRDIRWLQGVTGEWFEEIQRKKFCNETDVSQMLKQPLTYRLRKGMAENDSIKLQTSSSKNTAHQRNPTSISSRLSFRSSFASLFSFRKSRKETLKLQSLGHKGCDNHPGPPASVRRVLTAKIHSSPLENPPVESAFVPRPTNMREGSGVSPWDTSLLENEYFQVLDDLDTKLAQEQGPSSVNTTTSLNYGSRTQFSHFYSRGNTHGNVTGWHKNHYNETSNMSIYDILRPGAPREGFKTFSPRTKTIYDMYRTREPRLLKEDSVQKHTFGSTSLCFDSRQQSASPATRYFTARSLHFPTITQNKSGFLPPRHQQSPKRTPLSSIIWNRADSSGDRQSQEEFLRAPSPMEIDAADPYAYPRCFQEKTRYGFYRSQSVYQGVHFNAPVDNAMSPDPFENSENMPFYPQENPFARSFSSNTFGRNREQRFRQSPFWDQQEEHSSWSEFHQSRHLFPSSHRDFEMISMEANSVLAARGHGVPSQHWGSFSSSYRTNVFGGQEEPHPWQFDSPTPTLERMEISRGNGSQSTHFNTPDVCALTSPGYHIPSGKSVCQDGSLPTDVHINKEAYSSGIAQTLASSFKTSFPQIPDDRGNPQSPIFQKPTVTAQKIKPASLPGKTYTEVTVTKRNSVDSLPLTENPPNILAIEVSHEKDLNDSILEEYKQLNKMDQTNMTSERPQPDAQTVISNLSPDFRDPLSQDSAQSRRFAWNASTIVSSKQRDISKIHLSHREKSNELKKDRNYPGNRKVGSATTPPFIQESRTTSFPGPDPGCHQEVRVRGEDSSGIIRNHPWSSEPADNQNEPFREEPAVLDAEKEQRGTTHSANCGQSAAGHKIPGDSLDPSSAILPHTSPSNHSSLQALVIPSPTAFSRRSPSGEDPSLGEGEQKDNDSKPQNDRFAPSSSENQRSHDSCVLVHDEAVDAVRCHSRPPCREGKGKGKIRRCISCFEKLNKTESRSASSDKSNHREMHQGNSKCPEGHTAYCISPRKSAGFLINNRKLESKIMRSSFRKDPLPFQTKNKVEDPVGKYTSNKFSSSSSESESKCSTAVSDSVSVASEATKRMTHMKNIRAASVRKGPLPFLIKRAVSCPSGAPDASNGRDEREKSLASNTDACALTLKPWETIISPPESNSPVSDCSLPKRLPQKEYFQEHTEKDGKIASSKTVLFSNEDPLPFSSDMSRKESRKTLHKFKTTSMFSVSGDEDNVKCLEVVSIYYTLPRKYSKKFCNILEKYTQQIDSHPESMKVETEAFPNAFEKDKLNDSPQEPSGTPSSEGQKMLVSSAQEKSHFLPDTTEDMTALPDLGPSELTLQEMASTETDVSLRKGPSKTREISPDNFTETPAGDSRGRKEGGKKWPSETLRPSSMLQGKKVTEENSEDCQQPMKLGNRGPSPLPARSEETVGNSPTGRSSEARAGKAVGITAPGTAERPPKDTTGAATAGSAPGSQPRQVRGETGTRFQNETNKGLSDSESQVFALTPALQNLHLDEGTCPGEAEVESLQSEPRDRPQRSLEVSMAENGKAEDEIRKLAWDQPSLPEGSNKNKTSLDDPEKGKNRSLVKHRWAVMSKASRKFSAKDLSPRRHVATIFPQSGTSCGLDILSVGTPECDALSPEPAPKPVESRDERGLSSDVMGVEKSENSLNVISDREASTHLGNQKFNDMSQLHQSESKNVSDSSPKHEKSKDIAAAQTLERESGALTQLTFPSLGETDFSDHQKRLNPPFPLEPEEKSGRSIPLSTYRQQQSDSSLEWEPEPHRRHSNSLKSISVHGNLVRKSHPPKVRERHLSESTSLVNALSQLTLENDFSSNGGYSRRFRSFSELSSCDANENPALCSGRTKMGPRSATSISRPIDYGIFGKEQQLAFLENVKRSLTQGRLWKPSFLKNPGFLKDDVISAPNPTEPSGSNSPLGQMPEDALSPSAPLNIYEENPLDSDCDTDTTTDDEYYLDENDKESEL